The segment ATGATCCATCATACCATCTTCAGAAAGATAGCAACTGATTTGCTGTAGCATACTAAGATGATCTGTATCGTCTTTGGCAGCTAGAGTAAGAACAATATCAACTGGATCATTTTCAGAATTAAAATTAATAGGTTTAGTCAATGTAAGTAAACTTAGACCAGTTTTTAAAACGCTTACATCAGGTCTTGCGTGAGATAAAGCAAGTCCAGGCGCAATTACTATATAAGGACCAAGTTCTTCTACTACTTTTATAGTTAGGTTTATGTAGTCCTCTGTGATGTAATTAGATGATACAAGTAATTGGCCAGACTGTCTTACTGCATCTTTCCAATCTTCTGCTGTGACATTTAGTTTAATGTTTTGTTCTTCGATTGTCTTAGAGTTCATTTATCCCGCCCCTTTCGTAGGTTTGTAGTTATCTTTGTTTTCATTTCTTGTAATAATAGTAACAGGTAATTATTAAAGTGTCAACAATTGATAACGTTTTGAACATTTGTTCAAAAGACTACAAGATTTTGACATTGGTAAATTTTTTAAAATGAAAAATTGCAGAATTAAAAAGGTAAATAAATAAAGAAGATAATAGAGTACAGAGATGCAAACACGCAATATTAGGGGGCTACAGGAATTATCATACTTTTTAAAAGATTAGGATAAGTAAATTAAATAAAAGAAGAATAATATATTATAAATGCTAAATAATGCAAGAACATATGATATTTGTCTTAAATGATAAACAAATGTTCATTTAAATATGTTAAGGAAAGTAACAGTAAATATAATATATTATTCATTAGATAGTACTTATGGAAAAGGAAAAATTTTTATTTTGTTAATTCTAAAATCTTTAATGCTGCAGTGCTATCTGTGATAAGGGTATTAATAAAGCTGCCTTTAAGAGCTCCTAATATGGACTTAGCTTTATCTATTCCCCCTGCAACGCAGATTACATTAGGAGTTTTTATGAAGTCTTTAATGTCAATGCCTATTAATCTATCGTCTAATTCTGCACTAACCTTTTGACCTTCGATATCGTAAAAATGTCCTCCGATATGTCCAACAGCACCATTACTTTGTAATTGGTATTGGTTGTAGCTATCTATATATCCATGCCATTCAGGACTTGAAATAGTAGGTTCCATGGAGCCCACACTAGTCAAAATAACATCAGCTTTTTTAGCCAAACAAATAGTATCTGATATATAAGGGTCTTTGATTAACTCTTCTTTTATTGATTTATCTTTTACAAACAGAGGAGCATAAAGATAGTGGTATTTTCCTCCATAAGCTTTAGCAAATTGTTTAGCTAAATCTATAGAATCAAGTTCAGGTTTATTCCTAAGTGCAGCACCCATAATCTGTACTACTGTAATTGGAATGTTTTTACTTGATTTAATGGATTGTATTGTTTGATATATAGTGTTTCCCCAAGACATTCCAACAATTAAATCTTTAGTTATTATACCGTTTATATAGTATGCTCCCAATTCACCTAATTTATTAAGTATATATTGGTAATCTGTATTTTTTACATTTAAAATTCTTATGTCTTTAAGATTAAATCTTTTTAAGAATTCGGCTTCTAATTCAGTAAGTCTTTCCCAAGGCTCTTTTATAATAATTTGTACAATTTCTTTTTCTCTAGCTTCTTTTAATAGTCTAGAAATT is part of the Haloimpatiens sp. FM7315 genome and harbors:
- a CDS encoding PTS sugar transporter subunit IIA, with the protein product MNSKTIEEQNIKLNVTAEDWKDAVRQSGQLLVSSNYITEDYINLTIKVVEELGPYIVIAPGLALSHARPDVSVLKTGLSLLTLTKPINFNSENDPVDIVLTLAAKDDTDHLSMLQQISCYLSEDGMMDHIRNCTDVKELAEEINNYEVEF
- a CDS encoding sugar-binding transcriptional regulator, whose translation is MNDYENMNENEKLRLLAEVAHLYYDHNMTQSEISERLFISRPKISRLLKEAREKEIVQIIIKEPWERLTELEAEFLKRFNLKDIRILNVKNTDYQYILNKLGELGAYYINGIITKDLIVGMSWGNTIYQTIQSIKSSKNIPITVVQIMGAALRNKPELDSIDLAKQFAKAYGGKYHYLYAPLFVKDKSIKEELIKDPYISDTICLAKKADVILTSVGSMEPTISSPEWHGYIDSYNQYQLQSNGAVGHIGGHFYDIEGQKVSAELDDRLIGIDIKDFIKTPNVICVAGGIDKAKSILGALKGSFINTLITDSTAALKILELTK